One genomic segment of Stigmatopora argus isolate UIUO_Sarg chromosome 1, RoL_Sarg_1.0, whole genome shotgun sequence includes these proteins:
- the slc26a6.2 gene encoding solute carrier family 26 member 6: MAQRKEAVHRVHREIMDESVVEKLAMLPTKISMCDRVKNSIRSNLQPKRICPRVRSSLLGSIPVLSWLPRYSIKENALGDVISGLSVGIMQLPQGMAYALLAAVPPVFGLYSSFYPVLIYFIFGTSKHISIGTFAVISVMLGGVTERLAPDSDFMRWDNVTNSTVLDVFERDAQRTRVATAVTCVAGLFQILLGLVHFGFVVTYLSEPLVRGYTTGAAIHVIVSQLKYTFGINPLRYSGPLSLIYTLLEICYLIPQTNVGALVVSIVAIICLILAKELNSYLSKRIPVPIPVELLGITIATLVSWQVNLEGKYGVDVVGEIPSGLQLPVFPDTSLFAQVIGDAFALSVVGYGIAISLGRIFALKYGYKVDSNQELMALGFCNVIGAMFQCIAVSCSMSRSMVQESTGGKTQVAGALSAIVILFITLWVGALFEDLPKAMLAAIIYVNLHGMVKQFMDIPALWRSNKIDMVIWITTFLLTVLLNPDLGLAASIGFSMLTVIFRTQLPKYSKLGQIPNTEIYRPLEDYIQVREVPGILIFRSSATLYFANAEMYQEALGKKFGFDITKILSAKKKLEAKRKKYEKQQAKNAARNKVTDTAIATIEMDSEPNPLMPRAIILDLSSVNFLDTVGVKTLRGIVKDYGEIGVEVMLASCQNGIIDNLHTGGFFNDKVKMTRLFATIHDAVLSCQLDEGQVNEEITATYF, translated from the exons ATGGCGCAGAGGAAAGAAGCAGTCCACAGAGTCCACAGGGAGATCATGGATGAAAGTGTTGTCGAGAAATTGGCCATGTTGCCAACAAAGATATCAATGTGCGACAGGGTCAAAAATTCAATAAG GTCCAATCTCCAACCCAAGCGCATTTGTCCCAGAGTGAGGAGCTCCCTACTGGGGAGTATCCCTGTTCTGTCGTGGTTGCCTCGATACTCCATCAAAGAAAATGCATTGGGTGACGTCATCTCTGGACTCAGTGTGGGCATCATGCAGTTGCCCCAAG GTATGGCCTATGCCTTGCTGGCAGCAGTTCCTCCAGTTTTTGGCCTTTACTCCTCCTTTTACCCCGTCCTCATCTATTTCATCTTCGGCACATCCAAGCACATCTCGATAG GAACATTTGCAGTAATTAGTGTGATGCTCGGTGGGGTGACAGAGCGATTAGCCCCAGATTCTGACTTCATGAGATGGGACAATGTTACCAACTCCACTGTATTGGATGTCTTTGAGCGAGATGCACAACGAACCAGAGTGGCTACCGCTGTTACTTGTGTAGCAGGATTATTTCAG ATCCTACTCGGACTTGTCCATTTTGGATTTGTGGTGACCTATCTGTCGGAGCCTCTTGTCAGAGGGTACACAACAGGTGCTGCAATCCACGTTATCGTATCCCAGCTGAAATACACATTTGGAATTAATCCTTTGAGATACAGCGGACCCCTCTCATTAATTTAT ACGCTCTTGGAGATATGTTATCTAATTCCACAAACCAACGTCGGGGCTCTGGTGGTCAGCATTGTTGCCATTATTTGCCTCATCCTCGCCAAGGAGCTCAATTCATACCTAAGTAAAAGAATACCTGTCCCAATACCTGTGGAGTTGCTTGGT ATTACCATAGCTACTCTGGTCTCCTGGCAAGTGAATTTAGAGGGGAAATATGGAGTGGATGTAGTTGGAGAAATTCCATCAGG CCTCCAGCTTCCTGTTTTCCCGGACACCTCGCTCTTTGCCCAGGTGATTGGGGATGCATTCGCCCTGTCTGTGGTTGGGTACGGTATTGCCATTTCACTAGGAAGGATCTTTGCACTGAAATATGGGTACAAGGTGGACAGTAACCAG GAATTGATGGCCCTGGGGTTCTGTAACGTAATAGGGGCAATGTTCCAGTGTATCGCCGTAAGCTGCTCAATGTCCCGTTCTATGGTTCAGGAGAGTACAGGAGGAAAGACTCAG GTTGCTGGGGCGCTATCAGCAATTGTAATTCTTTTCATCACCCTTTGGGTTGGAGCTCTGTTTGAAGACCTTCCAAAG GCAATGCTGGCTGCCATCATCTATGTGAATCTCCATGGAATGGTGAAGCAATTTATGGACATTCCTGCACTGTGGAGGAGCAACAAAATAGACATG GTCATATGGATCACCACTTTTCTCCTCACCGTGCTGCTGAACCCTGACCTCGGACTTGCTGCCTCCATTGGATTCTCAATGCTTACTGTCATCTTCAGGACACAGCT ACCCAAGTACTCCAAATTGGGGCAGATTCCCAACACGGAAATATACAGGCCGTTGGAGGACTACATTCAG GTGAGAGAAGTACCAGGTATTTTGATCTTTCGATCGTCAGCCACGCTTTACTTTGCCAACGCTGAGATGTATCAAGAAGCACTTGGAAAGAAG TTTGGCTTTGACATAACCAAAATCCTGTCAGCAAAGAAGAAACTTGAAGCCAAAAGAAAGAAGTATGAAAAACAACAGGCCAAGAATGCTGCAAGAAACAAAGTTACGGACACG GCTATAGCCACCATTGAGATGGATTCTGAGCCTAATCCCTTAATGCCGAGGGCCATCATCCTCGACCTCAGCTCTGTCAACTTCTTAGATACTGTGGGAGTCAAGACTTTGCGTGGT ATTGTTAAAGATTATGGAGAAATTGGTGTAGAGGTGATGCTTGCGTCATGTCAAA ATGGCATCATAGATAATCTGCATACAGGCGGTTTCTTCAATGACAAAGTGAAAATGACTCGTCTCTTTGCCACCATCCATGACGCTGTGCTTTCCTGTCAGTTGGACGAAGGGCAAGTCAATGAg GAGATCACTGCAACATATTTCTGA